The proteins below are encoded in one region of Purpureocillium takamizusanense chromosome 11, complete sequence:
- a CDS encoding uncharacterized protein (EggNog:ENOG503P9C0) — translation MEVARAAGGLRWKLASSSLAPLRLASTAAAAAPLRTPDNKPKTQQRVRRYVPEKVKSFVMNDGKLLTTRENWIFFLKHDIEPDNGRMSQFFAGPDLQKVRKDFNVSLAFSPKHILHPHDLQWFDPRGHPLVAMKKADYARKASEQPLWIMVTTFGAGPAVVRNLTQRRLTRAVHTALEAMGYQSATGLSPTKEIRGTFWAIMHDPVKAAKHSAERFGEVVAAALDKECSRPRT, via the coding sequence ATGGAGGTAGCACGGGCTGCCGGGGGTTTGCGATGGAAActcgcctcatcatcacttgcgccgctgcgcctcgcctcgaccgccgccgccgccgcccccttgaGGACGCCTGACAACAAGCCGAAGACCCAACAACGCGTGAGGCGATATGTGCCTGAGAAAGTCAAGTCCTTCGTCATGAACGACGGCAAGCTTCTCACGACGCGCGAGAACTGGATCTTCTTCCTCAAGCACGACATCGAGCCCGACAATGGAAGGATGAGTCAATTTTTCGCCGGCCCGGATCTGCAAAAGGTCAGAAAGGATTTCAATGTCTCGTTGGCGTTCAGCCCGAAGCATATCCTTCACCCGCACGACTTGCAATGGTTCGACCCTCGCGGCCACCCGCTCGTTGcgatgaagaaggccgaTTACGCCCGCAAGGCCAGCGAGCAGCCGCTGTGGATCATGGTTACGACCTTCGGCGCCGGACCGGCAGTGGTGCGCAACCTGACGCAGCGACGGCTGACGCGGGCGGTGCACACGGCGTTGGAGGCCATGGGGTATCAGTCGGCTACTGGGTTGAGCCCCACGAAGGAGATACGGGGGACGTTTTGGGCCATCATGCATGACCCTGTCAAGGCTGCGAAGCATTCTGCGGAGCGAttcggcgaggtcgtcgccgcggcgttggACAAAGAATGCAGCCGACCAAGGACATGA
- the TIF11 gene encoding Translation initiation factor 1A (COG:J~EggNog:ENOG503P2UG~BUSCO:EOG092652Y6), producing the protein MPKNKGKGGKNRRRGTKENDDQRRELTFKEDGQEYAQVIKMLGNGRLEALCFDGSKRLANIRGKMRKKVWINQGDIILLSLRDFQDNKGDVILKYTADEARTLKSYGELPEHAKINETDTFGQGEDGEAYFEFGDADSEEESDVEGGKKEVDIDDI; encoded by the exons ATGCCCAAGAACAAGGGAAAG GGCGGCAAGAACCGCAGAAGAGGAACAAAGGAGAACGATGATCAGCGTCGAGAGCTGACGTTCAAGGAGGACGGCCAGGAGTATGCCCAGGTCATCAAGATGCTTGGCAACGgtcgcctcgaggccctgtGCTTTGACGGCAGCAAGCGTCTCGCCAAC ATCCGTGGCAAGATGCGAAAGAAGGTTTGGATTAACCAGGGCGACATCATCCTTCTCTCCCTGCGCGATTTCCAAGACAACAAGGGCGATGTCATCCTCAAGTacaccgccgacgaggcgagaaCCCTCAAGTCGtacggcgagctgcccgagcACGCCAAGATCAACGAGACCGACACCTTCGGCcaaggcgaggacggcgaggcttACTTCGAGTTCGGCGATGCCGACTCGGAAGAGGAGtccgacgtcgagggcggtaAGAAGGAGGTCGACATTGACGACATCTAA
- a CDS encoding uncharacterized protein (BUSCO:EOG09264U78~EggNog:ENOG503NWMY~COG:T~COG:Z) — MPSILNDEDKDTVKRFVPKQSNKIQAVAVARLYVAYPDRSKWTYTGLQGAVVLANDLVGHTYWLKMVDISPSGRGVIWDQEIFDAWHYNQDRTFFHTFELEECLAGLSFVDEKEAKQFKKKMDEREKNASRATRSQPFGGGSQPTHKHSLLGGLFHRHSSAPSPPPATQANLPPPPMHPTISSLSLNGGPPPSEFALLDAFDPLWREHFGQDLQDKGLTDDFIRDNQEFIVDFLREEQAKTSSQAAPGPPAQPPPPPTNGHDSRAGRAPPPPPPPAGASSTPSPSSSVRRGAPPPPPAPRRSGKIEPPSNEPSPPPKEPSPPPRPRFNAPPPLPDAGKFAHQEKPRPAPVAVPGPPPPPRPAKTPLEPENASHKFHVPPAFGGQRIPPPTPSRGSVPPPPPPRNNDSHGAPSSHAPAPPPLPPKVPAGNAPPPLPPSSSRPVPPPPSAAGPPPPPPLPSSNAPPPPPPPPMPSSPAGSPPLPPPPPPPMPSSSTNGPPPPPPPPPPMPSSSGGGPPPPPPLPPNRDSGYSSGVPAPALSSTDQGRSAMLGDIQKAGGIGSLKKVDRTQIRDRSGAQVGGSSDTGPHGSGLPPAGATPGAGGGGMADALAAALQKRKEKVSKSDDEDDDDEW; from the exons ATGCCCTCGATATTAAACGACGAAGACAAGGACACCGTAAAGCGGTTCGTCCCCAAGCAGTCCAACAAAATCCAGGCTGTGGCGGTGGCCAGACTATACGTGGCGTATCCAGACCGCTCGAAATGGACGTACACTGGCCTTCAAGGAGCCGTAGTGTTGGCCAACGACCTTGTCGGACATACCTACTGGTTGAAGATGGTAGACATATCA CCCTCCGGGCGTGGAGTCATCTGGGACCAGGAAATATTCGACGCATGGCACTACAATCAGGATCGGACCTTTTTCCATACCTTCGAGCTAGAAGAGTGTCTCGCAGGGCTGAGCTTTGTGGACGAGAAGGAAGCAAAGCAAttcaagaagaagatggacgaACGTGAGAAGAATGCAAGTCGCGCCACGAGATCTCAGCCTTTTGGAGGTGGCTCGCAGCCGACTCATAAGCACAGCCTATTGGGCGGGCTGTTCCATCGACACTCGTCTGCCCCTTCGCCTCCACCAGCCACTCAGGCGAAccttcctccgccgccaatgCACCCGACAATATCCTCGCTCAGTCTGAatggcggcccgccgccctccgaGTTCGCGTTGCTGGATGCTTTCGACCCTCTCTGGCGTGAGCATTTCGGCCAAGACCTGCAGGACAAAGGACTCACCGACGATTTCATTCGTGATAACCAGGAGTTCATCGTGGACTTTTTGAGGGAAGAGCAGGCAAAGACGAGTTCTCAAGCAGCTCCTGGACCGCCGGCacagcctccgccgcctcctacAAACGGTCACGATTCACGAGCTggacgggcgccgcctccccctccgcctcctgctGGTGCCTCCAGTAcaccgtcgccctcctcgtcggtgaggAGAGGggctccgccaccacctccggcgcctcggcgatCTGGCAAGATCGAGCCTCCATCGAACGAGCCGAGCCCGCCACCAAAGGAgccgtcgcctcccccccGACCCAGATTCAACGCTCCTCCCCCTCTTCCCGACGCTGGCAAGTTTGCTCATCAGGAGAAGCCCAGGCCGGCACCTGTGGCAGTTCCTGGTCCACCGCCCCCGCCAAGACCAGCCAAAACGCCGCTTGAGCCCGAGAACGCGAGCCATAAATTCCACGTTCCGCCGGCCTTTGGTGGTCAGCGGATCCCGCCGCCTACGCCGAGCCGTGGATCAGtaccgcctcctcctcctccgagAAACAATGATAGCCATGGCGCCCCGTCCAGCCAtgcaccggcgccgcccccgctgCCACCGAAGGTACCGGCCGGAAACGCGCCTCCCCCCTtaccgccgtcgagctcaaggcccgTTCCCCCTCCACCGAGCGCagccggcccccctccccctccacccctgccgtcgtcgaacgcccctcctcctccccccccgccgccgatgccatcctcgccagCTGGTAGCCCTCCTCtacctcctccccctccgccgccgatgccatccTCATCAACCAATGgtcctccaccgcctccccctccaccaccgccgatgccatcatcttctggcggcggcccgcctccaccacctcctctgCCTCCCAACAGGGACTCGGGGTACTCTTCTGGCGTGCCTGCTCCAGCTTTGTCCTCCACGGATCAGGGGCGGTCGGCTATGCTGGGAGATATTCAGAAAGCAGGTGGCATTGGCTCCCTCAAGAAGGTCGATAGGACCCAGATACGAGATCGAAGCGGGGCCCAAGTTGGAGGCAGCAGCGACACGGGGCCCCATGGCAGTGGCCTACCCCCCGCTGGTGCTACTCctggtgctggtggaggtggcatggccgacgccttGGCTGCAGCTTTGCAGAAGAGAAAGGAGAAAGTTAGCAAGAGTG acgatgaagacgacgacgacgagtggtAG
- a CDS encoding uncharacterized protein (EggNog:ENOG503PXS0): MVEPLLRYNQLRHLCLQLCDITLRIHSRPQYTLRNLNMDKDQQKKNEGEKEFKVQPIKETGVDPKFAPFNAHPGPARTQELPQQEGTKEDREARKAALNK; encoded by the exons ATGGTCGAGCCCCTCCTGCGGTACAACCAGCTTCGCCATCTCTGCTTGCAACTTTGCGACATCACTTTACGAATACACTCTAGACCGCAGTATACACTTCGCAACCTCAACATGGACAAGGACcagcagaagaagaacgAG GGCGAGAAGGAGTTCAAGGTCCAGCCCATCAAGGAGACCGGCGTGGACCCCAAGTTTGCTCCGTTCAACGCGCATCCGGGCCCGGCACGAACGCAAGAGCTGCCCCAGCAAGAGGGTACTAAGGAGGACCGAGAGGCGAGAAAGGCTGCTCTGAACAAGTGA
- the rad16 gene encoding DNA repair protein RAD16 (BUSCO:EOG09260AZK~EggNog:ENOG503NWVW~COG:L), with protein MSASNAPQPVKLSLPLEYQQNLFQELRAEDELVVLARGLGLMRLVTNLLHSYDAAGNNLIVVVGADERENGWIGEALAEHAAISASPRARGLTVVNTDFQSVGAREKMYSGGGIFSITSRILVVDLLTGLLNPETITGLIVLHADRVIATSLEAFILRVYRQKNKVGFLKAFADNPDPFTIGFSPLTTMMRNLFLKKASLWPRFHVTVAQSLEGKKKAEVIELEVPMTDSMKDIQNAIMECVEVSIHELKKGNSGLEMEDWNLDSALLKNFDTMVRRQLDPNWHRVSWKTRQIVNDLTVLRGLLNNILTYDAVSFLQHLDTIHAAHSPPPGSTRQTQSPWLFLDAAQTIFDTARRRVYSANPKAVSQGQSIDSLRPVLEELPKWGMLAEVLEEIDRDLYFEPPAKDDSNGTILIMCSNLDTCRQLRDYLQTMHVKPKVEKPEEDDVDGEEAHKASGAFMMRRRLRNYLLWKKQFAQVSATLFAENQKALNSASDSRPGRGGMRGGKPPSNKRRRVRGGGNMGISAGRADNGVIAQYFEKPGEVADLMAEVQITEEEAQQKEDIVADPLEDMDDYFQLYDMQDLVVVHAYDGDQDEHVLEEVKPRYLVMYEPDASFIRRVEVYRSSHNDRNVRVYFMYYGGSVEEQRYLASVRREKDAFTKLIKERASMSLVMTVDPHGIEDPQEAFLRTVNTRIAGGGRLAATAQPPRVVVDVREFRSSLPSLLHGRSIIIVPCMLTVGDYILSPHICVERKSISDLISSFKDGRLYNQAETMFMHYRNPMLLIEFDQNKSFTLEPFADLSGSLSSVAPSNVSSDLQSKLVLLTLAFPKLRIIWSSSPYQTAEIFESLKAQEEEPDPIAAVQAGLDKDMKVEDQAFNQEPQEMLAVVPGVTPQNIKNIVLETENIREVANMTQGELEPLVGKAAGRSIYGFFNRNVMEEEE; from the exons ATGTCGGCCAGCAATGCCCCTCAGCCAGTGAAACTCTCGCTGCCCTTG GAATATCAGCAGAACCTCTTCCAGGAGCTCCGTGCTGAAGATGAGCTGGTCGTCCTGGCCCGTGGGCTGGGCCTCATGCGCCTGGTGACAAACCTTCTTCACTCctacgacgccgccggcaacaACCTCATAGTGGTTGTGGGTGCCGATGAGCGTGAAAATGGCTGGATCGGCGAGGCTCTGGCGGAACACGCCGCCATCAGCGCGTCACCTCGTGCCCGGGGCTTGACCGTGGTCAACACCGATTTCCAGAGCGTCGGTGCGCGCGAGAAGATGTATTCCGGCGGAGGCATATTCAGCATCACCTCGCGCatactcgtcgtcgacctcctCACCGGTCTTCTTAATCCGGAAACCATCACCGGCCTTATTGTCCTCCACGCGGACCGCGTCATCGCAACATCTCTGGAAGCCTTCATTCTGCGTGTGTACCGGCAGAAGAACAAAGTCGGCTTCCTCAAGGCGTTTGCGGATAATCCGGACCCGTTTACGATTGGCTTCTCGCCGCTCACCACAATGATGAGGAACTTATTCTTGAAGAAGGCCTCGCTTTGGCCTCGGTTCCATGTTACCGTCGCGCAGTCTTTAGaaggcaagaagaaggcggagGTGATTGAACTGGAAGTCCCCATGACAGACTCCATGAAAGACATCCAAAACGCAATCATGGAATGTGTCGAGGTCAGCATTCACGAGCTGAAAAAGGGCAACAGCGGTTTGGAGATGGAAGACTGGAATTTGGATAGCGCTCTGCTCAAGAACTTTGACACCATGGTCCGTCGCCAGCTGGACCCTAATTGGCACCGGGTCAGCTGGAAGACACGCCAGATTGTCAATGATCTGACGGTCCTTCGTGGGCTTCTGAACAATATATTGACATACGACGCCGTGTCATTTCTTCAACATCTCGACACCATTCACGCTGCTCATTCTCCGCCACCGGGTTCCACGCGTCAAACCCAGTCGCCGTGGCTGTTTCTTGATGCGGCTCAGACTATATTTGATACAGCACGGAGGCGCGTGTATTCCGCGAATCCCAAGGCCGTATCGCAAGGCCAAAGCATCGACTCTCTTCGCCcggtcctcgaggagctgccaAAATGGGGTATGTTGGCCGAGGTTCTGGAAGAAATCGATCGGGATCTCTACTTCGAGCCTCCAGCCAAGGACGACTCGAACGGGACCATTTTAATCATGTGCTCCAACTTGGACACCTGCAGGCAGCTGCGCGACTACTTGCAGACAATGCACGTCAAACCCAAGGTAGAGAagccggaggaggacgatgtcgacggcgaagaagcccaCAAGGCCTCTGGAGCGTTTATGATGAGGAGACGGTTACGAAACTACTTGCTCTGGAAGAAGCAATTTGCTCAAGTCAGCGCAACTCTTTTCGCCGAGAACCAAAAGGCGCTCAACAGCGCGTCAGACTcgcggccagggcgtggCGGTATGCGCGGCGGTAAGCCTCCTTCCAACAAACGGCGGCGAGTGCGAGGTGGCGGTAACATGGGCATATCCGCTGGTCGAGCGGACAACGGCGTTATTGCTCAATATTTCGAAAAGCCCGGTGAAGTCGCGGACCTCATGGCCGAGGTCCAGATAACAGAGGAAGAGGCTCAACAAAAGGAGGATATTGTTGCAGATCCCCTCGAGGATATGGATGACTATTTTCAACTCTACGACATGCAAGACCTTGTGGTTGTGCACGCCTACGACGGCGACCAGGATGAGCACGTTCTCGAAGAGGTCAAACCGCGATATCTCGTCATGTACGAGCCAGACGCCTCGTTTATCCGCCGCGTGGAAGTCTACAGGTCGTCGCACAACGACCGAAACGTACGGGTGTACTTTATGTACTACGGTGGTTCGGTGGAGGAGCAACGATATCTGGCCTCGGTGCGGAGAGAGAAGGATGCCTTCACCAAGCTCATCAAAGAACGCGCCAGCATGTCACTGGTCATGACAGTAGACCCGCACGGCATCGAGGACCCCCAGGAAGCTTTCTTGCGCACCGTCAATACAAGGatcgcaggcggcggcaggctagccgcgacggcgcaaCCGCCACGTGTAGTGGTTGACGTGCGAGAGTTTCGGTCCTCACTGCCATCACTTCTGCATGGACggtccatcatcatcgtgcCATGCATGCTCACAGTCGGCGACTACATCCTATCACCACATATCTGCGTTGAACGCAAGTCAATCAGCGACCTGATATCGTCTTTCAAGGATGGCCGCCTGTATAACCAAGCCGAGACCATGTTCATGCACTACAGAAACCCAATGCTCCTGATTGAGTTCGACCAGAACAAGTCGTTCACGCTGGAGCCTTTCGCCGACCTCTCGGGCAGTCTCAGCAGCGTGGCGCCCTCCAACGTCTCGTCCGACCTCCAGTCCAAGCTGGTGCTGTTGACGCTGGCGTTTCCGAAGCTCCGCATCATCTGGTCCTCGTCCCCGTACCAGACGGCCGAGATTTTCGAGTCGCTCAAGGCGCAGGAAGAGGAGCCCGACCCCATCGCTGCGGTacaggccggcctcgacaaggatATGAAGGTGGAGGACCAGGCGTTCAACCAGGAGCCGCAGGAGATGCTCGCAGTCGTCCCCGGCGTGACTCCGCAGAACATCAAGAACATCGTGCTGGAGACGGAGAATATTCGGGAAGTGGCCAACATGACGCAAGGGGAGCTGGAGCCGCTGGTGGGCAAAGCTGCCGGCAGATCCATATACGGCTTCTTCAATCGCAATGTCATGGAAGAGGAAGAATAG
- a CDS encoding uncharacterized protein (EggNog:ENOG503P88E) — protein MTPPSSSAAAAMSPAAAVAARQERNDDAAERDNAADDGLEDAADAADDGHDAAANRLQGRSDLFVPSFPVSNDSGRGGNRAVSARPPAVGSFVLHTQERTPPMLAMWMWTGCV, from the coding sequence ATGACTCCTCCTAGTtcttctgccgccgccgccatgtctcCGGCCGCCGCAGTAGCCGCACGTCAGGAACGAAACGATGATGCCGCAGAACGTGACAATGccgctgatgatggcctggaggatgccgccgatgccgctgatgacggccatgatgcagcTGCCAATCGTCTGCAGGGCAGATCGGATCTGTTTGTCCCAAGTTTTCCTGTCAGCAATGAttcggggagggggggaaatCGGGCGGtgagcgcccgcccgccggcagtGGGATCATTTGTTCTACATACGCAGGAGAGAACGCCACCCATGTTGGCGATGTGGATGTGGACTGGGTGCGTGTGA